The following DNA comes from Erigeron canadensis isolate Cc75 chromosome 3, C_canadensis_v1, whole genome shotgun sequence.
TCTAGAATCGCACGTGTAGTTATTATTCTCGATCCACTTGTCATTCACCTCAATCCAACACCTCTCATAACCCAACATTGATCACATATACACGAAGAAGTCTCATGATCTTATTTATGTGTATATTAcataagttatatataattacagTTTGTTAAGTTTTGATAAATGAACCTTAGGTTAATAGAAAGCTAACAGTAACAGTAGTACAGATCGAATGATTGGATAGCGCAAAATATACAAATGTGGAAAATTATCTTATTTTCCACACATTCTTTTTATTACACATTGTTTTATTTAGAGTTCACAATTAAGAAGTACAGAGTTCACGAGTACAGGGTTTTGTTAACTCCCATTAGCTACCTGTGAGTTAACGAACCATGTAATAAGCTAGGTATCTACGGattatgttgttgttgtttttctGCGAAAACTTTGGCTTCTTCCGGTGATGAGCAACACTTTGAGCAACCACCACCGTGACCTTGATAACAGCATCCATGTTGACATCCGTATCCTCCACCACCATGTCCTCCGCCACCTCCCCAGtttccaccaccgccgccgccataGGCTGCCGCCTTGTTCTCCTCAACTCCCTTTTTTTGTGCGACAGCTTTGGCTTCTTCAGGCGATGAACAACACCTTGAGCAGCTACCACCGTGACCTTGATAACAACATCCATGATGGCATCCATATCCTCCACCACCATGTCCTCCACCACCTCCCCAGtttccaccaccaccgccgccgccgccgccataGGCTGCCGCCTTGTTCTCCTCATCCTCAGCTAGTTTTTTCTCTGCGAAAGCTTTGGCTTCTTCAGGCGATGAACAACACCTTGAGCAGCTACCACCATGACCTTGATAACAGCATCCATGATGGCATCCGTATCCTCCACCACCATGTCCTCCGCCACCTCCCCAGTttccaccgccgccgccgccgccataGGCTGCTGCCTTGTTCTCCTCCTCAGCTCCTTTTGTATCTACTGCCACCTTGTTCTTCTCCTCAGCTCCTTTTGTATCTACAAACACAATGTAATACATAGAAAGTGAAGTTAAAGCTGTGGccacactatatatataccttcattttcatataaaaacaaatatgacaACTCTAAATtattacaaacataaaaactaaaattttatacattaaaaattaCCCCCGACTTTTTGCATCATAAACtatcactacaaaaaaaaaaaagtcttaagAGGCTGAAAAATTAGTCGTTGTTGATTATTCAGTTACCGAAGTTTAGTCGTAGAAAGTACCAGCTTATAGAAAACAAGAAAATCAGACTCTATTTTTCAGTCTCTGAAGGCCTACTTTTTTGTAGTGTATAAATCTAAATAGTTGATGCTTAAAGCCTTAAAAGTTGTCATTAACAATATCGCTTATGTAAAGCAGATAGTTTTGACACTTAATTTCTTTATAgttaaaaatgcaaaaatagTACGTATAATGtagatatatatgatagaaaaaTTTATACGGATGGAACAAAAACTCTCTCTGTTGATATAACTAGAAACAAGACCcatatatttgtaaaactaaGAAGTTCAGTGTCTAAGACACTGAACTTGGCCACGTACATTGAAGTCCGGTGTTGTAGACACCGAACTTGCCCACGTGGAGTAAATCTGTTGGTGGTCCTTTAACTTCGATTTCAGATTTACAAATATATTGGGCAATTAAGTTCGGTGTCTacaacaccgaacttcaatgtAAGTGGCCAAGttcggtgtcttagacaccggacTTCCTTGTTTTGCAAAAGTTTTGAGTAAGGTTCCTAGTTGAACCATTGGGTTGAATTTTGTTCCTATCCGTACAAAAAACTCTATATGATATGGTGCAATATATCAATTGAGACCGTTTTTCGAAAGTATGAATGCTAAAACAATTTATAGAAGAAAATCAATGACATATAGCAGATTGATCGACCTTGAGTTGCCTGGGATGTCCGGGCAGCAAGATTATaggaaacaagaagaagaaaaagtgcGAAAAATAAACACGAGTTGATCTTCATTTTGCTACAATaagagtatatatatgtttgtatttaTGGAATATGAAGTTGTATGATGCATCGTCCGCTATTTATACCCGTAACGTACATGGGGAATGAATACTTCATGCATGGCGTCACCCCATACACGACAATATATTGACACACACTTCAAAATAGCAGCTTAAATTCTGGTCAAACCGTTAGAGTATCTTAACGCTTTGGATAAGTCATCAGTGTGTATAAGATCATTCGGTGTTCTTCTGTTGTGCCACGTTTCTTGATTATTGTATTGACACGTGACGAGGATATATAATATTGCAAGCTAGGTATCAGTAGTTTATAAGTTGATCACACACCGAATCATTGTTCTGGatgaaaagataaagaaaatggATGAAAATAATTTGAATTGTTCTGCCAATTTTATCATtacttaaaataatttaaaatttatctcTGCTAATCATATTATAATATGAAAAGagttatatttaattaagaaaattttgaaggAGACAAATTAATcatcataattataatttatctcaGACTATATTATCACAAAGACGTGAACTACTTTtgatgtatttaattaattagctatAAGTTAAAGAACTTAAGGACGTCCTTGTTAATTAATCataattgtaataataataataataataataataatgttacgTACGTATAAACTTACTACGAATACTttttaattactaataaaagtttttgtatatatgtaaaaagtCTCATTCCACAATCCACAGCccttcaaaataaaattatgtatgcAACGGACCGAAACGCCGATACAGCAGTACCGTTCACAATTCTCATTTGAAGTGTAAATCATCTAAGAGTTTGGCGACTACTGAGCTTGCGACAAGTGTCTTGATGCAAGGATACGTGGGACTTTAAAGAAGAGTGTGGTCAAAGTTGGCGGCGTTGCTTCGTACGTACAACGTACTATTAAATGAGAAAATAACTGTTAATCTAGTCAAGATAATTTTAAATAATCATCTCCCTTTAATTAAAGAGGGAGATTTTAATCTACATAAGAGTAAGTATTCGTGCACAGTGACGGATCTTAAAGGTTTAAGTGGTGggggcaaaaaaaaaattttctttttcatcgttATGTTCAAGGTATTATATAATGGTCATGCAATACAATTAATCGGGTcgggtcaaacaaaaataacactaataatctAAGTTTTTCATTCAAATTACCAAACATAgtttttaaccaacaaaaaactaCAAAGGCTTATGAATATACCAAGAGAAAAGGTGTTGGATTGTTGGCTAAAACAAAGAATTATGAATAGACTAAGTGAAATGTgggttataaaaactaaaaaggtaaattttattttaacctggagcctaaaactcaaaaaaaggAGGAAGACCTTGTTACGTGGATTGTAAATTGTAGGCTAAAACTTAGAATATTATAAATGGACTAAGTTAATTCTgggttataaaaactaaaaaggtaaattttattagagtattaaatttattaaacgtatcaaaagttttttaaaaaataatccttTGGGGGCGACTTgatagatataaattaatttgGACGAAACACGAATATATTAGTACTACTAAACAAAAAGCGGTGGTGGCCCAGGCCCCCACGGGTTCCTAAAGAGAACCGCCACTGCTCgtgcattgcggcggtgagatgatggcgtgataggtcataaagtgtgataggtcatagattGTAATAGCTAAATGCTTTACCGTACAGGTTCCGTCCTTAGACTTAAAAAtccgtcgaaagtatatcgaatgacatctctaatgaaagagatgaaaatttaaaaacacccatataatttttttaatttatcgatgtacgatttttgagagaaaagattttgaataaattggatgaacaaatgatttatgaaagagGGAGAAAAAAATTGATTGCTTGAGATTTACGGAGAGACAAAgggtattttaaataaatatagaatagataaatggaaattttgagaaagtaaatgttgaaacttaaaatttagaccaGGAGAATTTGCtttttaatatagtatagataaaaggTGTACGAATATGATAAAAATGCTTGCAATATATAGTTGATCGATTACATAAAGATTATAATCTATAATGTCTAATAAAATAAAccaccttttatttttaaactttctgtctttaaaaaattaaaaatacatttcttttttattcactaatttaaaccttttcatctaatatacctataattcCCTTAATGAATAAATTTATAGTATATGTCGTCCCAACATTTAAAATAACTCCAATATCACCTTTaccatcaattatttttaaattcacCACTATCGTCGCCTCATTCACCGTCCCCACTGTCGGCCCAccactgtcaccaccaccacctctgaCGTCACTACCCCGCAAGCATAAatctagtataaatataaaatatctcAAATTTAATATAGAATAAAATTAATGTGAT
Coding sequences within:
- the LOC122594625 gene encoding glycine-rich cell wall structural protein-like — translated: MKINSCLFFALFLLLVSYNLAARTSQATQDTKGAEEKNKVAVDTKGAEEENKAAAYGGGGGGGNWGGGGGHGGGGYGCHHGCCYQGHGGSCSRCCSSPEEAKAFAEKKLAEDEENKAAAYGGGGGGGGGNWGGGGGHGGGGYGCHHGCCYQGHGGSCSRCCSSPEEAKAVAQKKGVEENKAAAYGGGGGGNWGGGGGHGGGGYGCQHGCCYQGHGGGCSKCCSSPEEAKVFAEKQQQHNP